The Muricauda sp. SCSIO 65647 genome includes a region encoding these proteins:
- a CDS encoding M14 family zinc carboxypeptidase, giving the protein MSRFLLVLVILIPLFGFSQKLKSPSEFLSYELGTQFSRHHEVLDYFQYVAKSQPNRVKLEQYGMTNERRPLLLAFVSAAENLSNLEDIRQEHLNATTGNGDTDKAIVWLSYNVHGNESVSTEASMKTIYELLTTKSTYLENTVVVIDPCLNPDGRDRYTNWYNQYKNVPYQVDPNSREHHEGWWSGRSNHYMFDLNRDWAWLTQVESQLRLKVFNKWLPHVHVDFHEQGVNNPYYFAPAAEPYHEVITPFQRQFQETIGKNHAKYFDANGWFYFTKEVFDLFYPSYGDTYPTYNGAIGMTYEQGGSGRAGLGVITKIGDTLTLKDRIAHHLTTGLSTVEVAANNVEKLNDEFEKFYKNRNFKYKSYLLNGNMDNIKALEELLAKHNIDFGRANNGSVKGFRYRSGTSGSMKTSENSLVVSTNQPKGTLVKVLFEPNAKLSDSLTYDITAWSLPYAYGLDAVASTTLINSSDASAASAAPVKLQDAYAHITDWNSMQDARFLAALIKNGVRVRTAYHPFSIEGKTFERGSLIITKADNEKLENFLDIVSKIAKKYSKSITSTDTGFVDMGKDFGSAYVQMIERPKVAVLSGDPTSTLRFGEVWHFFEQQLHYPLTVIDADYFDRVDMNNYNIVVLPSGGYGQFFNEKRLKKLKSWVAKGGKIVAMGGAIGAIDGENGFGIKQLKKEKDSATSKPEAHENIQRERMKEAITGAIFKVKVDNTHPLGYGYGREYYTLKLGSTAFEYLKKGNVAYFEENTKPVSGFAGSKAQKSIGKTLVFGVEEHGKGQVIYMVDNPLFRGFWENGKLFFANALFMVN; this is encoded by the coding sequence ATGAGTCGATTTTTACTTGTACTTGTCATTTTGATTCCCTTATTTGGTTTCTCACAGAAACTAAAATCTCCATCTGAATTTTTGAGCTATGAGCTCGGTACACAATTTTCACGCCACCATGAAGTGCTCGATTATTTTCAATACGTGGCCAAAAGTCAGCCCAACAGGGTAAAATTGGAACAATATGGCATGACCAATGAACGAAGGCCCTTGCTTTTGGCCTTTGTATCTGCTGCTGAAAATCTCTCCAACCTTGAAGATATAAGGCAAGAACATTTGAATGCGACCACAGGAAATGGCGATACTGATAAAGCTATCGTTTGGCTAAGCTACAATGTTCACGGTAATGAAAGTGTCAGTACAGAGGCTTCGATGAAGACCATATATGAACTGCTTACCACTAAAAGCACTTACCTTGAAAACACTGTGGTTGTCATAGACCCCTGTCTCAATCCTGATGGGCGTGATCGGTACACCAACTGGTACAACCAATATAAAAATGTTCCCTATCAAGTAGATCCGAACAGCAGGGAGCATCATGAAGGCTGGTGGAGTGGCCGCAGCAACCACTATATGTTCGACCTCAACCGTGATTGGGCTTGGTTGACACAGGTTGAAAGCCAGCTACGCTTAAAGGTATTCAACAAATGGTTGCCCCATGTACATGTCGATTTTCATGAACAGGGCGTTAACAACCCTTACTATTTTGCACCTGCCGCTGAGCCTTATCATGAAGTGATTACCCCCTTTCAGCGACAATTTCAAGAAACCATAGGTAAGAACCATGCCAAATATTTTGATGCTAACGGCTGGTTTTATTTTACAAAAGAAGTCTTTGACCTGTTCTATCCAAGTTATGGCGACACCTACCCTACCTACAATGGCGCCATAGGTATGACGTACGAACAGGGAGGTAGTGGCAGGGCCGGCTTGGGCGTGATCACCAAAATTGGCGATACGCTGACACTAAAAGATAGAATTGCCCATCACCTTACCACTGGGCTTTCAACGGTCGAAGTAGCTGCAAACAATGTCGAAAAACTTAATGATGAGTTCGAAAAATTCTACAAAAACCGCAACTTCAAATACAAGAGCTATCTTTTGAATGGAAACATGGACAATATCAAGGCACTTGAAGAGTTATTGGCCAAGCACAATATAGACTTTGGCAGGGCCAACAATGGTTCGGTAAAGGGATTTCGATACCGATCAGGTACTTCTGGGAGTATGAAAACCTCAGAGAACTCATTGGTGGTCTCTACCAATCAACCCAAGGGAACCTTGGTAAAGGTACTATTTGAGCCCAATGCCAAACTCAGCGATTCGCTTACCTATGACATTACGGCCTGGTCATTGCCCTATGCTTATGGTTTGGATGCGGTTGCCTCGACCACTTTGATCAATTCGTCTGATGCAAGTGCCGCTTCTGCAGCGCCCGTTAAATTACAAGATGCCTACGCGCACATTACCGATTGGAACAGTATGCAGGATGCGCGTTTTTTGGCAGCATTGATCAAAAATGGGGTTAGGGTTAGAACCGCTTACCATCCTTTTTCCATAGAAGGAAAAACCTTTGAAAGGGGCAGCCTGATCATCACAAAGGCCGACAATGAAAAATTGGAAAATTTCTTGGATATAGTCTCAAAAATAGCCAAGAAGTATTCAAAATCAATTACATCGACCGATACTGGTTTTGTAGATATGGGCAAAGACTTTGGCTCAGCTTATGTGCAAATGATTGAAAGGCCAAAAGTCGCTGTATTATCTGGTGACCCCACCTCTACCCTTCGTTTTGGTGAAGTTTGGCACTTCTTTGAACAACAATTGCATTATCCACTCACGGTCATCGATGCAGATTATTTCGATAGGGTCGATATGAACAATTACAATATTGTAGTGCTGCCTAGTGGCGGTTATGGCCAGTTTTTCAATGAAAAAAGGTTGAAAAAATTGAAGTCTTGGGTAGCAAAAGGTGGAAAAATAGTTGCCATGGGCGGAGCCATAGGGGCCATAGATGGCGAAAATGGTTTTGGCATCAAGCAGCTAAAAAAAGAAAAAGACAGTGCGACATCAAAACCCGAAGCGCATGAAAATATACAGCGTGAACGGATGAAAGAGGCCATTACTGGCGCCATTTTCAAAGTCAAGGTCGATAATACCCATCCTTTGGGGTATGGATACGGCCGCGAGTACTATACCCTTAAATTGGGCA